CAGATCAGGAGATCACAGATCAGGAGATCACAGAACAGGAGATCACAGAACAGGAGATCACAGAACAGGAGATTTCAGATCAGGAGATTTCAGATCAGGAGATTTCAGATCAGGAGATTTCAGAACAGGAGATTTCAGAACAGGAGATTTCAGAACAGGAGATTTCAGAACAGGAGATTTCAGAACAGGAGATTTCAGAACAGGAGATTACTGAAAAACAGAGCCATGGCGTTTTAATACAGGCTTCGGTTGATTCTGCCATTGTCTTACTAAACCGAAGTAGAGTGGGCGTAACCCCCTATTCAGCAGACACGACCTTACCAGCAGGAACTTATGAAATAATGATACTAAAGGAAGGGTATGAACGATTTCAAAAAGAGATACACCTTGAAGAACCGGGGCCTCTTCATCTCTCTGCAAATATTTCGCAACTTGTGGATGAAGCAACAGTAGACACCACAAAAGCTAGTGAAGAGCGTGTTATAAAAGGCGAGGAAAAGCCTGACCGAGACAGAACCTTTCAGATTGTAGCAACAAGCATCTTCTCAGCCATGGTTGTTCTCATTATCGCCCTTGAGCTTTCGGAAGGATAAGCCCCCAGCGCTACGATAGTTCACTAAAAAAGCTCCTATAAAGGAGCTTTTTTTATTTCCCACAACATTTTTTATACTTCCTTCCACTTCCACAGGGGCAGGGATCGTTACGTCCCACCTTTGGATGAGTCCGTAAGAGCTGTTGCGGCTTTGGTTTTGCCCCATCTCCACGAGACGCGAAGGTATTTACCCGTGAATGTGACTCTTTGACAGGACGTGAATCATTCGGTCGCGGTCGCTCCACCACTTCAATACGAAACAGCATAGAAGAGATCTGTACGGCTAAATCTTCACGGAACTGTTCAAAGAGCAATAAGCCCTCTTTCTGATATTCAAACAGCGGTTTTTTCTGCCCAAATGAACGGTACTGCACCTCGTCACGAAGATGATCCATTTCGAAAAGATGTTTTTTCCATTTTTCATCAATAACCATAAGGGCAACATTTCGCTCAAGCTCTCGCAAGCGATCAGC
The sequence above is a segment of the Chitinivibrio alkaliphilus ACht1 genome. Coding sequences within it:
- a CDS encoding PEGA domain-containing protein — its product is DQEITDQEITEQEITEQEITEQEISDQEISDQEISDQEISEQEISEQEISEQEISEQEISEQEISEQEITEKQSHGVLIQASVDSAIVLLNRSRVGVTPYSADTTLPAGTYEIMILKEGYERFQKEIHLEEPGPLHLSANISQLVDEATVDTTKASEERVIKGEEKPDRDRTFQIVATSIFSAMVVLIIALELSEG